In Aegilops tauschii subsp. strangulata cultivar AL8/78 chromosome 3, Aet v6.0, whole genome shotgun sequence, one genomic interval encodes:
- the LOC109786310 gene encoding protein transport protein SEC23 A: protein MEDTPPQPQAAHASPPFPAIFTPPSALSSTSLRGSPTVPSPAHFSTPPGPPVFSSPLRPAAVPFRTTPISPQAVPFASRTASSSSSVSLPTSSAPHTMNGAATPHSHAPSVAPSLEDSSIDSPYVLFSARKVLKQKKLLNAPSLGFGALVSPGREVSPGPEALERDPRRCLNCGAYVNLYCDVLIGSGQWQCVICKKLNSSEGEFVVSSKQDLVQWPELVSSTVDYVHPGNRRPGLIPVPVLRVSGPIFILIDECLDEAHLQHLQGSLHAFVDSLPPTARIGIISYGRTVSVYDFSEGAAVSADVLPGSKSLAQESLKVLIYGTGVYLSPIHASLPVAHTIFSSLRPYQFGVAEVSRDRCLGAAVEVALGIIQGPSAELSRGIIKRSGGNCRILVCAGGPNTFGPGSTPHSVQHPNYAYLEKTAMKYMESLGHEARRHSTIVDILCAGTCPVRVPVLQPLAKCSGGVLLLHDDFGEAFGVNLQRASTKAAGSHGLFEIRCSDGMLVTQVIGPGEEASPDSHETFKHDTSFCIQMHSVEGTQSFSVSLETKADIRNDFIYFQFAVRYSNMYQTESTRVITSRLQTVDGLSAYLSSVQEDVASVIIGKRTVLRARTASDSLDMRLTIDERIKDIALKFGTQVPKSKLYRFPKELSSLPECLFHLRRGPLLGSIIGHEDERSVLRSLFLNASFDLSLRMLAPRCIMHREGGTFEELPAYDLTMQSNCAVVLDHGTDIFIWLGAELATQEGQTQAALAACRTLAEELSELRFPAPRILSFREGSSQARYFVSRLIPAHKDPTYEQESRFPQLRTLAPELRARLKSSFIHFDDPSFCEWMRSLKLVPPEPS from the exons ATGGAGGACACGCCGCCGCAGCCTCAGGCGGCGCACGCATCTCCTCCGTTCCCGGCGATCTTCACCCCTCCGAGCGCTCTCTCCTCGACGTCCTTGCGGGGCAGCCCCACCGTCCCCAGCCCCGCGCACTTCAGCACACCACCGGGCCCGCCCGTCTTCTCCTCGCCGCTGCGTCCCGCCGCCGTGCCATTCCGCACTACCCCGATCTCCCCTCAGGCGGTACCCttcgcctcccgcaccgcctcctCATCGTCCTCCGTCTCCCTCCCCACATCCTCCGCGCCGCACACCATGAACGGCGCGGCCACCCCTCACAGCCACGCGCCCTCCGTGGCGCCGTCTCTGGAGGACTCCAGCATCGACTCCCCATACGTCCTCTTCTCTGCCCGCAAG GTCCTGAAGCAGAAGAAACTGCTGAATGCCCCTAGCTTGGGGTTCGGAGCTCTTGTTTCACCAGGGAGGGAGGTATCACCAGGTCCCGAAGCCTTGGAGCGTGATCCCCGCCGGTGCCTGAACTGTGGGGCTTATGTGAATTTGTACTGTGATGTGTTGATTGGCTCTGGGCAATGGCAGTGTGTCATTTGCAAAAAGCTGAACAGCAGTGAGGGGGAATTTGTGGTCTCCAGCAAGCAGGACCTGGTTCAGTGGCCAGAGCTCGTGTCCTCGACTGTCGATTATGTGCATCCAGGGAATAGGCGGCCAGGCTTGATCCCGGTGCCTGTCTTGAGGGTCTCTGGTCCCATTTTTATTCTCATAGATGAGTGTCTTGATGAGGCGCACCTGCAGCATCTACAGGGCTCCTTGCATGCATTTGTGGATTCGCTCCCTCCTACAGCAAGGATTGGAATCATCTCCTATGGTAGAACTGTCTCTGTGTATGATTTTTCGGAAGGGGCGGCGGTGTCAGCGGATGTGCTACCCGGTAGTAAGTCGCTTGCCCAAGAGTCATTGAAGGTGCTAATCTACGGGACAGGGGTGTATTTGTCTCCTATACATGCTTCGCTGCCTGTTGCACACACAATATTCTCATCCCTGAGACCCTATCAGTTTGGTGTGGCGGAAGTATCGAGGGACCGATGCCTTGGTGCAGCGGTGGAGGTTGCCCTTGGTATTATTCAAGGGCCGTCAGCGGAGTTGTCTCGTGGAATCATCAAGAGATCAGGAGGCAACTGCAGGATCTTGGTGTGTGCTGGTGGCCCCAACACGTTTGGACCAGGATCAACACCTCATTCTGTTCAACACCCAAACTATGCTTACCTGGAGAAGACAGCTATGAAGTACATGGAGAGTCTTGGTCATGAAGCACGGAGACACAGTACCATCGTTGACATTCTTTGTGCTGGAACATGCCCTGTGAGGGTTCCTGTCCTACAGCCACTGGCGAAGTGTTCTGGTGGTGTGCTTTTACTTCATGATGATTTTGGAGAGGCCTTTGGGGTCAACTTGCAGAGGGCGTCAACTAAAGCAGCTGGCTCTCATGGCTTATTTGAGATTAGATGTTCAGATGGCATGCTTGTCACTCAAGTAATTGGCCCTGGTGAAGAGGCTTCTCCTGATTCTCATGAAACATTCAAGCATGACACTTCATTTTGTATCCAGATGCATAGTGTTGAGGGGACACAGAGTTTTTCCGTGTCTTTGGAGACAAAGGCAGATATCAGGAATGATTTCATTTACTTCCAGTTTGCAGTCCGTTACTCTAATATGTATCAAACAGAAAGCACAAGGGTGATCACTAGCAGGCTGCAAACGGTTGATGGTTTGTCTGCATATCTTTCAAGTGTGCAAGAAGATGTAGCTTCAGTAATCATTGGTAAGAGAACTGTCTTGCGCGCCAGGACTGCCTCCGATTCTCTTGACATGAGGCTCACAATTGACGAAAGAATTAAGGACATAGCTCTCAAATTTGGTACCCAGGTTCCAAAATCAAAGCTTTATCGGTTCCCAAAAGAGCTGTCATCACTCCCTGAGTGTTTGTTTCATTTGAGAAGGGGGCCACTCTTAGGTAGCATAATAGGACATGAAGATGAAAGATCAGTTCTGAGGAGTTTGTTCTTGAATGCATCATTTGACCTCTCGCTCCGTATGCTTGCACCTCGTTGTATAATGCATCGAGAAGGTGGCACATTTGAGGAGCTGCCAGCATATGATCTGACCATGCAATCTAATTGTGCAGTGGTACTGGATCATGGAACAGATATTTTCATCTGGTTG GGTGCTGAACTAGCAACCCAAGAAGGACAAACTCAAGCAGCTTTGGCAGCATGTCGTACGCTGGCAGAAGAGCTAAGTGAACTCCGTTTTCCAGCTCCCAGGATACTTTCATTCAGA GAAGGGAGCTCTCAGGCTAGATACTTTGTCTCACGCCTGATCCCAGCTCACAAGGACCCTACTTATGAGCAG GAGT